A window of the Lepus europaeus isolate LE1 chromosome 5, mLepTim1.pri, whole genome shotgun sequence genome harbors these coding sequences:
- the ACAP3 gene encoding arf-GAP with coiled-coil, ANK repeat and PH domain-containing protein 3 isoform X1 yields the protein MTVEFEECIKDSPRFRATIDEVETDVVETEAKLDKLVKLCSSMIEAGKAYVATNRLFVSGVRDLSQQCQGDAVISECLQRFGDSLQEMANYHMILFDQAQRSVRQQLHNFVREDVRKFKETKKQFDKVREDVELSLVRNAQAPRHRPHEVEEATGALTLTRKCFRHLALDYVLQINVLQAKKKFEILDSMLSFMHAQHSFFGQGYSLLQQLDPYMKKLAAELDQLVIDSAVEKREMERKHAAIQQRTLLQDFSYEESKVEFDVDAPSGVVMEGYLFKRASNAFKTWNRRWFSIQNSQLVYQKRLKDALTVVVDDLRLCSVKPCEDIERRFCFEVVSPAKSCMLQADSEKLRQAWVQAVQASIASAYRESPDSCYSERLDRTASPSTSSIDSATDSRERSAKGESVLQRVQSAAGNGQCGDCGQPDPRWASINLGVLLCIECSGIHRSLGVHCSKVRSLTLDSWEPELLKLMCGLGNSVVNQIYEAQCEGLGSRKPTASSSRQDKEAWIKDKYVEKKFLRKLPTAPAREAPRRWRAQKQRRPAHSPHAPDPRRKGRLEPVPPSVAALSSAAALERRFRRDSLFCPDELDSLFSYFDAGAAGAGPRSLSSDSGLGGSSDGSSDVLAFGAGSTVDSVTEEEGAESEESSGEVDGDAEAEAWGLTDVRELHPGLLANRAARTRDLPALAAALAQGAEVNWADAEDEGRTPLVQAVLGGSLIICEFLLQNGADVNQRDSRGRAPLHHATLLGRTGHVCLFLKRGADQHALDQEQQDPLSIAVQAANADIVTLLRLARMAEEMREAEAPPGQPGPLAGSSPTELQYRRCIQEFIALHLGES from the exons ATGACGGTGGAGTTCGAGGAGTGCATCAAGGACTCGCCGCGCTTCAG GGCCACCATCGATGAGGTAGAGACGGACGTGGTTGAGACTGAGGCCAAACTGGACAAG ctggtCAAGCTGTGCAGCAGCATGATCGAAGCCGGCAAGGCCTACGTGGCCACCAACAGGCTCTTCGTGAGCGGCGTCCGAGATCTGTCCCAGCAGTGCCAGGGCGACGCAGTCATCTCG GAGTGCCTGCAGAGGTTCGGCGACAGCCTGCAGGAGATGGCCAACTACCACATG ATCCTGTTCGACCAGGCCCAGAGGTCCGTGCGGCAACAGCTCCACAACTTTGTCAGAGA GGATGTGCGGAAGTTCAAGGAGACCAAGAAGCAGTTTGATAAAGTACGCGAGGATGTGGAGCTGTCGCTGGTGAGGAATGCCCAGGCCCCCAGGCACCGCCCCCACGAGGTGGAGGAGGCCACCGGAGCCCTCACCCTCACCCGCAAGTGCTTCCGCCACCTGGCGCTGGACTACGTGCTCCAG ATCAACGTCCTGCAGGCCAAGAAGAAGTTTGAGATTCTGGATTCT ATGCTGTCCTTTATGCACGCCCAGCACAGCTTCTTTGGCCAGGGCTACAGCCTCCTCCAGCAGCTGGACCCCTACATGAAGAAGCTGGCCGCCGAG CTGGACCAGCTGGTGATCGACTCTGCTGTGGAAAAGCGCGAGATGGAACGCAAGCACGCCGCCATCCAGCAGCGG ACGCTGCTGCAG GACTTCTCCTACGAGGAGTCCAAAGTGGAGTTTGACGTGGACGCACCCAGCGGCGTGGTCATGGAGGGCTACCTCTTCAAGAGGGCCAGCAACGCCTTCAAGACGTGGAATCG GCGCTGGTTCTCCATTCAGAACAGCCAGCTGGTCTACCAGAAGAGACTCAAG GACGCGCTGACCGTGGTGGTGGACGACCTCCGCCTGTGCTCTGTGAAGCCGTGTGAGGACATCGAGCGCAGGTTCTGCTTCGAGGTGGTGTCGCCCGCCAA gagctGCATGCTACAGGCCGACTCTGAGAAGCTGCGccaggcctgggttcaagccgTGCAGGCCAGCATAGCCTCTGCCTACCGCGAGAGCCCGGACAGCTGCTACAGCGAG AGGCTGGACCGCACGGCGTCCCCATCCACCAGCAGCATTGACTCGGCCACGGACTCCCGGGAGCGCAGCGCCAAGGGCGAGAGTGTGCTGCAGCGCGTGCAGAGCGCGGCCGGGAACGGCCAGTGCGGCGACTGCGGCCAGCCGGACCCCCGCTGGGCCAGCATCAACCTGGGCGTCCTGCTCTGCATCGAGTGCTCGGGCATCCACAG GAGCCTGGGAGTCCACTGCTCCAAGGTGCGGTCCCTGACGCTGGACTCGTGGGAACCCGAGCTGCTGAAG CTCATGTGTGGGCTCGGAAACAGCGTCGTGAACCAGATCTATGAGGCCCAGTGTGAGGGCCTGGGCAGCAGGAAGCCCACGGCCAGCAGCTCCAG GCAGGACAAGGAGGCGTGGATCAAGGACAAGTACGTGGAGAAGAAGTTCCTGCGGAAGCTGCCCACCGCCCCAGCCCGGGAGGCCCCCAGGCGCTGGCGCGCGCAGAAACAGCGGCGCCCTGCCCACTCGCCCCACGCCCCCGACCCTCGCCGCAAGGGTCGGCTGGAGCCGGTGCCGCCCTCCGTCGCCGCTCTGTCCTCAG CCGCTGCTCTGGAGCGCAGGTTCCGCCGGGACTCCCTCTTCTGTCCGGACGAGCTGGACTCTCTGTTCTCCTACTTCGACGCAGgggccgctggggctgggccgcgCA GTCTGAGCAGCGACAGTGGCCTGGGGGGCAGTTCGGACGGCAGCTCCGACGTGCTGGCCTTCGGCGCGGGCTCCACAGTTGACAGCGTCACAGAGGAGG agGGTGCAGAGTCCGAGGAGTCCAGCGGTGAGGTGGACGGGGACGCCGAGGCCGAGGCCTGGGGCCTGACGGACGTGCGCGAGCTGCACCCGGGGCTGCTGGCGAACCGTGCGGCTCGCACCCGGGACCTCCCCGCGCtggccgcggcactggcccaaggGGCAGAGGTCAACTGGGCAGATGCAGAGGACGAAGGCAGGACGCCGCTGGTGCAGGCCGTGCTGGGG GGCTCTCTGATCATCTGCGAATTCCTCCTGCAAAACGGAGCGGACGTGAACCAAAGAGACAGCCGGGGCCGGGCGCCCCTGCACCACGCCACGCTCCTGGGTCGAACGGG CCACGTCTGCCTGTTCCTGAAGCGGGGCGCGGACCAGCACGCCCTGGACCAGGAGCAGCAGGACCCGCTGAGCATCGCGGTGCAGGCAGCCAACGCCGACATCGTCACCCT gctccgTCTGGCGCGCATGGCAGAGGAGATGCGGGAGGCTGAGGCGCCCCCGGGCCAGCCGGGCCCCCTGGCGGGCAGCAGCCCCACGGAGCTCCAGTACCGCAGGTGCATCCAGGAATTCATCGCTCTGCACTTGGGGGAGAGCTAG
- the ACAP3 gene encoding arf-GAP with coiled-coil, ANK repeat and PH domain-containing protein 3 isoform X2, protein MVSARSPLCVMASYRCPLATIDEVETDVVETEAKLDKLVKLCSSMIEAGKAYVATNRLFVSGVRDLSQQCQGDAVISECLQRFGDSLQEMANYHMILFDQAQRSVRQQLHNFVREDVRKFKETKKQFDKVREDVELSLVRNAQAPRHRPHEVEEATGALTLTRKCFRHLALDYVLQINVLQAKKKFEILDSMLSFMHAQHSFFGQGYSLLQQLDPYMKKLAAELDQLVIDSAVEKREMERKHAAIQQRDFSYEESKVEFDVDAPSGVVMEGYLFKRASNAFKTWNRRWFSIQNSQLVYQKRLKDALTVVVDDLRLCSVKPCEDIERRFCFEVVSPAKSCMLQADSEKLRQAWVQAVQASIASAYRESPDSCYSERLDRTASPSTSSIDSATDSRERSAKGESVLQRVQSAAGNGQCGDCGQPDPRWASINLGVLLCIECSGIHRSLGVHCSKVRSLTLDSWEPELLKLMCGLGNSVVNQIYEAQCEGLGSRKPTASSSRQDKEAWIKDKYVEKKFLRKLPTAPAREAPRRWRAQKQRRPAHSPHAPDPRRKGRLEPVPPSVAALSSAAALERRFRRDSLFCPDELDSLFSYFDAGAAGAGPRSLSSDSGLGGSSDGSSDVLAFGAGSTVDSVTEEEGAESEESSGEVDGDAEAEAWGLTDVRELHPGLLANRAARTRDLPALAAALAQGAEVNWADAEDEGRTPLVQAVLGGSLIICEFLLQNGADVNQRDSRGRAPLHHATLLGRTGHVCLFLKRGADQHALDQEQQDPLSIAVQAANADIVTLLRLARMAEEMREAEAPPGQPGPLAGSSPTELQYRRCIQEFIALHLGES, encoded by the exons ATGGTCAGCGCCAGGAGTCCACTATGTGTGATGGCCAGCTATAGGTGTCCACT GGCCACCATCGATGAGGTAGAGACGGACGTGGTTGAGACTGAGGCCAAACTGGACAAG ctggtCAAGCTGTGCAGCAGCATGATCGAAGCCGGCAAGGCCTACGTGGCCACCAACAGGCTCTTCGTGAGCGGCGTCCGAGATCTGTCCCAGCAGTGCCAGGGCGACGCAGTCATCTCG GAGTGCCTGCAGAGGTTCGGCGACAGCCTGCAGGAGATGGCCAACTACCACATG ATCCTGTTCGACCAGGCCCAGAGGTCCGTGCGGCAACAGCTCCACAACTTTGTCAGAGA GGATGTGCGGAAGTTCAAGGAGACCAAGAAGCAGTTTGATAAAGTACGCGAGGATGTGGAGCTGTCGCTGGTGAGGAATGCCCAGGCCCCCAGGCACCGCCCCCACGAGGTGGAGGAGGCCACCGGAGCCCTCACCCTCACCCGCAAGTGCTTCCGCCACCTGGCGCTGGACTACGTGCTCCAG ATCAACGTCCTGCAGGCCAAGAAGAAGTTTGAGATTCTGGATTCT ATGCTGTCCTTTATGCACGCCCAGCACAGCTTCTTTGGCCAGGGCTACAGCCTCCTCCAGCAGCTGGACCCCTACATGAAGAAGCTGGCCGCCGAG CTGGACCAGCTGGTGATCGACTCTGCTGTGGAAAAGCGCGAGATGGAACGCAAGCACGCCGCCATCCAGCAGCGG GACTTCTCCTACGAGGAGTCCAAAGTGGAGTTTGACGTGGACGCACCCAGCGGCGTGGTCATGGAGGGCTACCTCTTCAAGAGGGCCAGCAACGCCTTCAAGACGTGGAATCG GCGCTGGTTCTCCATTCAGAACAGCCAGCTGGTCTACCAGAAGAGACTCAAG GACGCGCTGACCGTGGTGGTGGACGACCTCCGCCTGTGCTCTGTGAAGCCGTGTGAGGACATCGAGCGCAGGTTCTGCTTCGAGGTGGTGTCGCCCGCCAA gagctGCATGCTACAGGCCGACTCTGAGAAGCTGCGccaggcctgggttcaagccgTGCAGGCCAGCATAGCCTCTGCCTACCGCGAGAGCCCGGACAGCTGCTACAGCGAG AGGCTGGACCGCACGGCGTCCCCATCCACCAGCAGCATTGACTCGGCCACGGACTCCCGGGAGCGCAGCGCCAAGGGCGAGAGTGTGCTGCAGCGCGTGCAGAGCGCGGCCGGGAACGGCCAGTGCGGCGACTGCGGCCAGCCGGACCCCCGCTGGGCCAGCATCAACCTGGGCGTCCTGCTCTGCATCGAGTGCTCGGGCATCCACAG GAGCCTGGGAGTCCACTGCTCCAAGGTGCGGTCCCTGACGCTGGACTCGTGGGAACCCGAGCTGCTGAAG CTCATGTGTGGGCTCGGAAACAGCGTCGTGAACCAGATCTATGAGGCCCAGTGTGAGGGCCTGGGCAGCAGGAAGCCCACGGCCAGCAGCTCCAG GCAGGACAAGGAGGCGTGGATCAAGGACAAGTACGTGGAGAAGAAGTTCCTGCGGAAGCTGCCCACCGCCCCAGCCCGGGAGGCCCCCAGGCGCTGGCGCGCGCAGAAACAGCGGCGCCCTGCCCACTCGCCCCACGCCCCCGACCCTCGCCGCAAGGGTCGGCTGGAGCCGGTGCCGCCCTCCGTCGCCGCTCTGTCCTCAG CCGCTGCTCTGGAGCGCAGGTTCCGCCGGGACTCCCTCTTCTGTCCGGACGAGCTGGACTCTCTGTTCTCCTACTTCGACGCAGgggccgctggggctgggccgcgCA GTCTGAGCAGCGACAGTGGCCTGGGGGGCAGTTCGGACGGCAGCTCCGACGTGCTGGCCTTCGGCGCGGGCTCCACAGTTGACAGCGTCACAGAGGAGG agGGTGCAGAGTCCGAGGAGTCCAGCGGTGAGGTGGACGGGGACGCCGAGGCCGAGGCCTGGGGCCTGACGGACGTGCGCGAGCTGCACCCGGGGCTGCTGGCGAACCGTGCGGCTCGCACCCGGGACCTCCCCGCGCtggccgcggcactggcccaaggGGCAGAGGTCAACTGGGCAGATGCAGAGGACGAAGGCAGGACGCCGCTGGTGCAGGCCGTGCTGGGG GGCTCTCTGATCATCTGCGAATTCCTCCTGCAAAACGGAGCGGACGTGAACCAAAGAGACAGCCGGGGCCGGGCGCCCCTGCACCACGCCACGCTCCTGGGTCGAACGGG CCACGTCTGCCTGTTCCTGAAGCGGGGCGCGGACCAGCACGCCCTGGACCAGGAGCAGCAGGACCCGCTGAGCATCGCGGTGCAGGCAGCCAACGCCGACATCGTCACCCT gctccgTCTGGCGCGCATGGCAGAGGAGATGCGGGAGGCTGAGGCGCCCCCGGGCCAGCCGGGCCCCCTGGCGGGCAGCAGCCCCACGGAGCTCCAGTACCGCAGGTGCATCCAGGAATTCATCGCTCTGCACTTGGGGGAGAGCTAG
- the ACAP3 gene encoding arf-GAP with coiled-coil, ANK repeat and PH domain-containing protein 3 isoform X3 has product MTVEFEECIKDSPRFRATIDEVETDVVETEAKLDKLVKLCSSMIEAGKAYVATNRLFVSGVRDLSQQCQGDAVISECLQRFGDSLQEMANYHMILFDQAQRSVRQQLHNFVREDVRKFKETKKQFDKVREDVELSLVRNAQAPRHRPHEVEEATGALTLTRKCFRHLALDYVLQINVLQAKKKFEILDSMLSFMHAQHSFFGQGYSLLQQLDPYMKKLAAELDQLVIDSAVEKREMERKHAAIQQRDFSYEESKVEFDVDAPSGVVMEGYLFKRASNAFKTWNRRWFSIQNSQLVYQKRLKDALTVVVDDLRLCSVKPCEDIERRFCFEVVSPAKSCMLQADSEKLRQAWVQAVQASIASAYRESPDSCYSERLDRTASPSTSSIDSATDSRERSAKGESVLQRVQSAAGNGQCGDCGQPDPRWASINLGVLLCIECSGIHRSLGVHCSKVRSLTLDSWEPELLKLMCGLGNSVVNQIYEAQCEGLGSRKPTASSSRQDKEAWIKDKYVEKKFLRKLPTAPAREAPRRWRAQKQRRPAHSPHAPDPRRKGRLEPVPPSVAALSSAAALERRFRRDSLFCPDELDSLFSYFDAGAAGAGPRSLSSDSGLGGSSDGSSDVLAFGAGSTVDSVTEEEGAESEESSGEVDGDAEAEAWGLTDVRELHPGLLANRAARTRDLPALAAALAQGAEVNWADAEDEGRTPLVQAVLGGSLIICEFLLQNGADVNQRDSRGRAPLHHATLLGRTGHVCLFLKRGADQHALDQEQQDPLSIAVQAANADIVTLLRLARMAEEMREAEAPPGQPGPLAGSSPTELQYRRCIQEFIALHLGES; this is encoded by the exons ATGACGGTGGAGTTCGAGGAGTGCATCAAGGACTCGCCGCGCTTCAG GGCCACCATCGATGAGGTAGAGACGGACGTGGTTGAGACTGAGGCCAAACTGGACAAG ctggtCAAGCTGTGCAGCAGCATGATCGAAGCCGGCAAGGCCTACGTGGCCACCAACAGGCTCTTCGTGAGCGGCGTCCGAGATCTGTCCCAGCAGTGCCAGGGCGACGCAGTCATCTCG GAGTGCCTGCAGAGGTTCGGCGACAGCCTGCAGGAGATGGCCAACTACCACATG ATCCTGTTCGACCAGGCCCAGAGGTCCGTGCGGCAACAGCTCCACAACTTTGTCAGAGA GGATGTGCGGAAGTTCAAGGAGACCAAGAAGCAGTTTGATAAAGTACGCGAGGATGTGGAGCTGTCGCTGGTGAGGAATGCCCAGGCCCCCAGGCACCGCCCCCACGAGGTGGAGGAGGCCACCGGAGCCCTCACCCTCACCCGCAAGTGCTTCCGCCACCTGGCGCTGGACTACGTGCTCCAG ATCAACGTCCTGCAGGCCAAGAAGAAGTTTGAGATTCTGGATTCT ATGCTGTCCTTTATGCACGCCCAGCACAGCTTCTTTGGCCAGGGCTACAGCCTCCTCCAGCAGCTGGACCCCTACATGAAGAAGCTGGCCGCCGAG CTGGACCAGCTGGTGATCGACTCTGCTGTGGAAAAGCGCGAGATGGAACGCAAGCACGCCGCCATCCAGCAGCGG GACTTCTCCTACGAGGAGTCCAAAGTGGAGTTTGACGTGGACGCACCCAGCGGCGTGGTCATGGAGGGCTACCTCTTCAAGAGGGCCAGCAACGCCTTCAAGACGTGGAATCG GCGCTGGTTCTCCATTCAGAACAGCCAGCTGGTCTACCAGAAGAGACTCAAG GACGCGCTGACCGTGGTGGTGGACGACCTCCGCCTGTGCTCTGTGAAGCCGTGTGAGGACATCGAGCGCAGGTTCTGCTTCGAGGTGGTGTCGCCCGCCAA gagctGCATGCTACAGGCCGACTCTGAGAAGCTGCGccaggcctgggttcaagccgTGCAGGCCAGCATAGCCTCTGCCTACCGCGAGAGCCCGGACAGCTGCTACAGCGAG AGGCTGGACCGCACGGCGTCCCCATCCACCAGCAGCATTGACTCGGCCACGGACTCCCGGGAGCGCAGCGCCAAGGGCGAGAGTGTGCTGCAGCGCGTGCAGAGCGCGGCCGGGAACGGCCAGTGCGGCGACTGCGGCCAGCCGGACCCCCGCTGGGCCAGCATCAACCTGGGCGTCCTGCTCTGCATCGAGTGCTCGGGCATCCACAG GAGCCTGGGAGTCCACTGCTCCAAGGTGCGGTCCCTGACGCTGGACTCGTGGGAACCCGAGCTGCTGAAG CTCATGTGTGGGCTCGGAAACAGCGTCGTGAACCAGATCTATGAGGCCCAGTGTGAGGGCCTGGGCAGCAGGAAGCCCACGGCCAGCAGCTCCAG GCAGGACAAGGAGGCGTGGATCAAGGACAAGTACGTGGAGAAGAAGTTCCTGCGGAAGCTGCCCACCGCCCCAGCCCGGGAGGCCCCCAGGCGCTGGCGCGCGCAGAAACAGCGGCGCCCTGCCCACTCGCCCCACGCCCCCGACCCTCGCCGCAAGGGTCGGCTGGAGCCGGTGCCGCCCTCCGTCGCCGCTCTGTCCTCAG CCGCTGCTCTGGAGCGCAGGTTCCGCCGGGACTCCCTCTTCTGTCCGGACGAGCTGGACTCTCTGTTCTCCTACTTCGACGCAGgggccgctggggctgggccgcgCA GTCTGAGCAGCGACAGTGGCCTGGGGGGCAGTTCGGACGGCAGCTCCGACGTGCTGGCCTTCGGCGCGGGCTCCACAGTTGACAGCGTCACAGAGGAGG agGGTGCAGAGTCCGAGGAGTCCAGCGGTGAGGTGGACGGGGACGCCGAGGCCGAGGCCTGGGGCCTGACGGACGTGCGCGAGCTGCACCCGGGGCTGCTGGCGAACCGTGCGGCTCGCACCCGGGACCTCCCCGCGCtggccgcggcactggcccaaggGGCAGAGGTCAACTGGGCAGATGCAGAGGACGAAGGCAGGACGCCGCTGGTGCAGGCCGTGCTGGGG GGCTCTCTGATCATCTGCGAATTCCTCCTGCAAAACGGAGCGGACGTGAACCAAAGAGACAGCCGGGGCCGGGCGCCCCTGCACCACGCCACGCTCCTGGGTCGAACGGG CCACGTCTGCCTGTTCCTGAAGCGGGGCGCGGACCAGCACGCCCTGGACCAGGAGCAGCAGGACCCGCTGAGCATCGCGGTGCAGGCAGCCAACGCCGACATCGTCACCCT gctccgTCTGGCGCGCATGGCAGAGGAGATGCGGGAGGCTGAGGCGCCCCCGGGCCAGCCGGGCCCCCTGGCGGGCAGCAGCCCCACGGAGCTCCAGTACCGCAGGTGCATCCAGGAATTCATCGCTCTGCACTTGGGGGAGAGCTAG
- the PUSL1 gene encoding tRNA pseudouridine synthase-like 1, with amino-acid sequence MGSATRYLVYFQYVGTSFNGVAAVRGAQRAVGVQNYLEEAVGRLHCAAPATFTVSSRTDAGVHALCNTAHLDVPRRPGRPPLAPEALVQALNRHLTHPAIRVLQASLVPSDFHARHAATSRTYLYRLATGCHQFAELPVFERNLCWPLRTDRLDVAAMQEAAQHLLGTHDFSAFQSAGSPAGSPVRTLRRVSVSPAPDSPFALPQESRRLRFWSLEFESQSFLYRQVRRMTAVLVAVGLGSLTPAQVKEILDSRDPLGKHQARVVPAHGLFLKSVQYGDLGDLGPARGNHK; translated from the exons ATGGGCTCGGCCACGCGCTACCTCGTGTACTTCCAGTACGTGGGCACGAGTTTCAA CGGGGTCGCGGCCGTCCGGGGCGCCCAGCGCGCCGTCGGGGTCCAGAACTACCTGGAG GAGGCCGTGGGGCGGCTGCACtgcgcggcgccggccacgttcACCGTGTCCAGCCGCACGGACGCCGGGGTGCACGCGCTCTGCAACACCGCGCACCTGGACGTGCCGCGCCGGCCGGGCCGCCCTCCCCTGGCGCCGGAAGCCCTGGTCCAGGCGCTCAACAGGCACCTGACGCACCCGGCCATCAG GGTCCTGCAGGCCTCGCTGGTGCCCAGCGACTTCCACGCTCGCCACGCTGCCACCTCCAGGACCTACCTGTACCGCCTGGCCACCGGCTGCCATCAGTTTGCCGAGCTGCCGGTGTTTGAACGCAACCTGTGCTGGCCGCTGCGCACTGA CCGCCTGGACGTGGCGGCCATGCAGGAGGCTGCCCAGCACCTCCTCGGGACGCACGACTTCAGCGCCTTCCAGTCGGCCGGCAGCCCGGCCGGCAGCCCAGTGCGCACCCTGCGCCGCGTGTCCGTGTCCCCCGCCCCCGACAGCCCCTTCGCGCTCCCCCAGGAGAGCAG GAGGCTGCGCTTCTGGAGCTTGGAGTTTGAGAGCCAGTCGTTCCTGTACAGACAG GTACGCAGGATGACGGCCGTGCTggtggcagtggggctggggtcgcTGACGCCCGCCCAGGTGAAGGAGATTCTGGACAGCCGGGACCCGCTGGGCAAGCACCAGGCTCGCGTGGTCCCAGCCCACGGCTTGTTTTTGAAGTCAGTGCAGTACGGGGACCTCGGAGACCTGG GTCCTGCCCGTGGGAACCACAAGTGA